One segment of Trachemys scripta elegans isolate TJP31775 chromosome 1, CAS_Tse_1.0, whole genome shotgun sequence DNA contains the following:
- the LOC117871127 gene encoding gap junction beta-6 protein-like, whose amino-acid sequence MDWGTLQKVLGGVNKHSTSIGKIWLTVLFIFRVMILVVAAERVWGDEQNDFVCNTLQPGCKNVCYDYFFPISHIRLWSLQLIFVSTPALLVAMHIAHRRHEKKRQLTSGKKVDIEELNKQKFHIQGPLWWTYTCSIFFRIIFEAVFMYVFYVMYDGYQMPRLLKCSTSPCPNTVDCFVSRPTEKTMFTIFMLSVSGICMLLNVAEMCYLVIKFCMKAPRKPAILK is encoded by the coding sequence ATGGACTGGGGAACATTGCAGAAGGTTTTAGGAGGTGTGAACAAACACTCCACCAGTATTGGGAAGATCTGGCTCACTGTCCTGTTCATTTTCCGTGTTATGATCCTCGTGGTGGCTGCAGAGAGAGTCTGGGGAGACGAACAAAATGATTTTGTCTGTAACACTCTGCAACCGGGATGCAAAAATGTTTGCTATGACTACTTCTTCCCCATCTCTCACATTAGACTGTGGTCCCTTCAGCTCATCTTTGTCTCAACTCCTGCACTTCTGGTGGCCATGCACATTGCACACAGACGGCATGAGAAGAAAAGGCAGCTCACAAGTGGTAAGAAAGTGGATATTGAAGAACTGAATAAACAAAAGTTTCATATTCAGGGCCCCTTGTGGTGGACGTACACCTGCAGCATATTCTTCAGAATAATCTTTGAAGCTGTCTTCATGTATGTGTTTTACGTAATGTATGATGGATACCAAATGCCTCGCTTACTGAAATGTAGCACGTCGCCTTGCCCCAACACAGTGGATTGCTTTGTTTCTCGACCCACTGAGAAAACAATGTTTACTATTTTCATGCTTTCTGTGTCTGGGATCTGTATGCTGTTAAATGTGGCTGAAATGTGTTATCTGGTAATAAAATTTTGTATGAAAGCACCTAGGAAACCAGCAATTTTAAAATAG